TCGCCCTGCGCCTGGAACGTGTTCTTCTGCAGCTCGTTCTGCGCGGTCAGCGCCTGCTGCTGCATCACGTTCTTGGTGTTGATGGCCTCCATCACCGCGCCCGGCGCGCGGATCTCGTTGATGGTGAACTGCTTCACCATGAAGCCGTACTGCCCCAGCCGGCTGGAGATGAGCGCCTGCGCCTTGGCCACCGTCTCGGCCTTCTTGGGACCCAGGATCGCCGCGATCTCTTCGCTCCCCACCACCTCCTGCAGCGCCTGCCGGATGGCCTGCTTCACGTAGCCGTGCTGGATGGACTCGATGTCCGTCCGGAAGGTGGAGTACAGCGCCGGCGTCTTGCTGGGGTCCAGCTCGAAGGAGAGCGATACGTCCAGCGAGACCGGCTGCCCCTCGACGCTGTTGACGTTGATCTCGTCGTTCTGCTTCGTCCCTTCCGTGGTGCCCTGCGTCAGCACCAGCGTCTGCATGAAGACCGGGTACTCTTCGATGCCGGTGGAGATCGGGTTGATGAAGTGCATCCCCTGGCCGAGCGGCTTGGGGTCTACGCCGCCGCCCAGCTTGTGGATGACGATCCCCACGTTCCCCGGGTTGATGTACGTCACCGTGGTGGGGATCGCCGCCAGGAGGAGCACG
Above is a genomic segment from Longimicrobium sp. containing:
- a CDS encoding prohibitin family protein, which translates into the protein MPTTQIPTGRPASRIGRTNPFGAVLGKAPLLIGGVLLLAAIPTTVTYINPGNVGIVIHKLGGGVDPKPLGQGMHFINPISTGIEEYPVFMQTLVLTQGTTEGTKQNDEINVNSVEGQPVSLDVSLSFELDPSKTPALYSTFRTDIESIQHGYVKQAIRQALQEVVGSEEIAAILGPKKAETVAKAQALISSRLGQYGFMVKQFTINEIRAPGAVMEAINTKNVMQQQALTAQNELQKNTFQAQGDSIKAAGRAMAILAEARAQAEANRLLSQSITNTLVQYEMTKRWDGKMPQVSGNAVPMIQLPARQ